One Bermanella sp. WJH001 genomic region harbors:
- a CDS encoding CDGSH iron-sulfur domain-containing protein, which translates to MRQPIRVELEAGKTYFWCECGRSQTQPFCDGSHKGTPYQPMKFTAEKTEVKFLCACKDTEKAPFCDGSHSR; encoded by the coding sequence ATGCGCCAACCAATCAGAGTCGAACTAGAAGCCGGTAAAACGTATTTTTGGTGTGAATGTGGCCGCAGTCAAACCCAACCGTTTTGTGATGGCAGCCATAAAGGCACACCCTACCAGCCAATGAAATTTACCGCTGAAAAAACCGAGGTTAAATTTTTATGTGCATGCAAAGACACTGAAAAAGCCCCATTTTGTGATGGTAGCCATTCAAGATAA
- the metF gene encoding methylenetetrahydrofolate reductase [NAD(P)H] has protein sequence MDNFRLSFEFFPTKTEEGTAKLFATRDKLAALNPDFFSVTYGAGGSTRDHTISTVTGMNAKGISTAPHLSCVGESKANIKDLLTHYAQNDIERIVALRGDLPSGMAASAGELKYANELVELIKAEHGDRFHLEVAAYPEMHPQAKNFEQDLLNFKRKVDAGADSAITQYFFNVDSYFYFLDRCEDMGIDIPIVPGIMPITNYTKLARFSDSCGAEIPRWIRKQLEAYGDDSESIIKFGEEVITQMCEDLVENDVPGLHFYTLNQADPCMNVWKNLGLW, from the coding sequence ATGGACAATTTCCGTTTAAGCTTTGAATTCTTCCCAACTAAAACGGAAGAAGGTACAGCCAAGTTATTCGCCACTCGCGACAAACTGGCGGCACTGAACCCAGACTTCTTCTCGGTAACTTATGGTGCCGGTGGCTCTACTCGTGACCACACCATTAGCACCGTCACCGGTATGAATGCCAAAGGTATTTCAACGGCGCCTCACCTATCGTGTGTTGGGGAAAGCAAAGCTAACATCAAAGATTTACTGACTCACTATGCACAAAACGATATCGAACGTATCGTCGCACTGCGTGGTGATTTACCGTCTGGCATGGCTGCCAGTGCAGGCGAACTAAAATACGCCAACGAATTAGTTGAACTAATCAAAGCCGAACATGGTGATCGTTTTCACCTAGAGGTAGCGGCTTATCCAGAAATGCACCCACAAGCAAAAAACTTTGAGCAAGATCTTTTAAACTTCAAACGTAAAGTAGATGCCGGTGCCGATAGCGCCATTACTCAATACTTCTTCAACGTAGATAGTTACTTTTACTTTTTAGATCGTTGTGAAGACATGGGCATCGATATTCCAATCGTACCGGGCATTATGCCAATCACTAACTACACCAAGCTGGCCCGTTTTAGTGACTCATGTGGTGCTGAAATCCCACGTTGGATTCGCAAGCAACTAGAAGCCTATGGCGATGACAGTGAAAGCATCATCAAATTTGGTGAAGAAGTGATTACACAAATGTGTGAAGACCTAGTGGAAAACGACGTACCAGGTTTGCACTTCTACACGTTAAACCAAGCAGATCCATGCATGAATGTTTGGAAAAACTTAGGTCTTTGGTAA
- the ahcY gene encoding adenosylhomocysteinase, translated as MSFTDYKVAAKTPEQFERDAVWGRKEIQIAEGEMPALMALRRKYKDEQPLAGAKIMGCIHMTIQTAVLIETLVDLGADVRWSSCNIFSTQDHAAAAIAAAGIPVFAWKGETEEEFLWCIEQTILAEMGSDKVWDANIILDDGGDLTEMVHNKYPQLLKDIHGISEETTTGVHRLLEMMEKGELKVPAINVNDAVTKSKNDNKYGCRHSLNDAIKRGTDHLLSGKKALVVGYGDVGKGSAASLRQEGMIVKVTEVDPICAMQACMDGFEVVSPFINGVNTGTLEGINKELLGTTDLIVTTTGNVNVCDKNMLQALKNRAVVCNIGHFDNEIDTAFMRENWEWDEIKPQVHKVYRDKASDDHLILLSEGRLVNLGNATGHPSRIMDGSFANQVLAQMYLYEKKFADLPEAEKAQNVYVKILPKKLDEEVAKDMVEGFGGVLTKLTQAQADYISVPVDGPYKPESYKY; from the coding sequence ATGAGTTTCACAGACTATAAAGTTGCAGCCAAAACCCCAGAACAATTCGAACGCGATGCCGTTTGGGGCCGTAAAGAAATTCAAATCGCCGAAGGTGAAATGCCAGCACTAATGGCCCTTCGTCGTAAATATAAAGACGAACAGCCTTTAGCCGGCGCGAAAATCATGGGCTGTATTCACATGACCATTCAAACTGCGGTTTTAATCGAAACCCTAGTGGATTTGGGTGCTGATGTTCGCTGGTCTTCTTGTAACATTTTCTCAACACAAGACCACGCTGCTGCTGCCATTGCTGCTGCGGGTATTCCTGTGTTCGCTTGGAAAGGCGAAACTGAAGAAGAATTCCTATGGTGTATCGAGCAAACCATTTTAGCTGAAATGGGTAGCGATAAAGTGTGGGATGCCAACATCATTCTGGATGACGGTGGCGACCTAACTGAAATGGTACACAACAAATACCCACAACTTCTAAAAGACATCCATGGTATCTCTGAAGAGACGACTACCGGTGTTCACCGTCTATTAGAAATGATGGAAAAAGGCGAACTAAAAGTGCCTGCCATCAACGTAAACGATGCGGTAACAAAATCGAAAAACGATAACAAGTACGGCTGTCGTCATTCTTTAAACGATGCCATCAAGCGTGGTACAGATCACCTGCTTTCAGGTAAAAAAGCCCTAGTGGTGGGTTACGGTGACGTAGGTAAAGGTTCGGCGGCTTCTTTACGTCAAGAAGGCATGATCGTAAAAGTAACCGAAGTGGATCCAATCTGTGCCATGCAAGCCTGCATGGACGGTTTTGAAGTGGTTTCGCCTTTCATTAACGGTGTTAACACTGGCACCCTTGAAGGCATCAACAAAGAATTGCTCGGCACCACTGACCTAATCGTAACCACGACGGGTAACGTAAACGTGTGTGACAAAAACATGCTGCAAGCCCTTAAAAACCGCGCGGTCGTTTGTAACATTGGTCACTTCGATAACGAAATCGATACTGCGTTCATGCGTGAAAATTGGGAGTGGGACGAGATTAAACCACAAGTTCACAAAGTATACCGCGACAAAGCAAGCGATGATCACTTGATCCTGCTTTCTGAAGGTCGTCTAGTGAACCTAGGTAACGCAACCGGTCACCCAAGCCGTATCATGGATGGCTCGTTTGCTAACCAAGTACTGGCGCAAATGTATTTGTATGAGAAAAAATTCGCTGACTTACCAGAAGCAGAAAAAGCTCAAAATGTGTATGTGAAAATCTTACCTAAGAAATTAGACGAAGAAGTCGCAAAAGACATGGTTGAAGGTTTTGGTGGCGTGTTAACCAAGCTGACTCAAGCGCAAGCGGATTACATCAGCGTGCCAGTAGACGGCCCATACAAGCCTGAAAGCTACAAGTACTAA
- a CDS encoding four helix bundle protein: protein MKRKYQQLIVWQKAMLLVNHIYQCTQHFPDNEKFGLTSQLRRAAVSVPSNIAEGSGRGSDKDFCRFLYLARGSLTEIETQLLIAQQLGFYKIDQDLDDLTQQVFAMLNKLIQSLSK, encoded by the coding sequence ATGAAAAGAAAATATCAACAGCTCATTGTTTGGCAAAAAGCTATGCTACTGGTAAACCATATTTACCAATGCACGCAACACTTTCCCGACAATGAAAAATTTGGTTTAACCAGTCAATTAAGACGTGCCGCTGTCAGTGTACCGTCAAATATTGCTGAGGGGAGTGGTCGAGGTAGCGATAAAGATTTTTGTCGATTTTTATATCTAGCCAGAGGCTCTCTAACTGAAATTGAAACCCAATTATTAATTGCTCAGCAATTAGGGTTTTATAAAATCGATCAAGACTTAGATGACTTAACCCAGCAGGTGTTTGCCATGCTGAATAAATTAATACAAAGCTTAAGTAAATAA